A genomic window from Candidatus Eremiobacteraceae bacterium includes:
- a CDS encoding PLP-dependent aminotransferase family protein, whose product MHGVNKNKGASPLENVVLHPRDRRPLYQQLAEGIAFQIRNLGLAPGSRLPALREIAKSHGVALVTASQAYEALAAEGLIASRTGRGTFVLSEAPPSRANGAASMTALSARSRDSDGGDAESAISRYDAQNRRVAALRLSRWKVAPGAIALSNGHTAPETYPLPDFARCYARTFLDDPAEIHQYRADRGDERLRELFAERLRARGADVSADDILIVSGAQQALSLVAESFLEPGDFAAAEAPTYFAALEVFDQRRVSWVNLSGDADGVRPGSVRDGTKRFSPRLIYLNTAAHNPSGAFLSRSRHRAILDAARESKAIVVEDQTCWPLCFDGEAPPPLIASSDGGQVVLIESLSKLLFPSLRIGYIAARGAAMRSLYAAKLRADTFTTTVAQRALVRFLESKSAARHLRNARFLYRRRRDALLGALRRVVPEGSAISAPRGGVNIWLELPKGWSSVELFGHAAREGLLFLPGAPFYPTMPAHNTLRLSYGTLPESAASDAMARFGRALRSYVAARRSGSALAGDDAGRAIVSAV is encoded by the coding sequence ATGCATGGGGTCAATAAGAACAAGGGCGCCAGCCCGCTGGAAAACGTCGTTTTGCATCCGCGCGACCGCCGCCCGCTTTATCAGCAGCTCGCCGAAGGCATAGCATTCCAGATCCGCAACCTCGGTCTGGCACCGGGTTCGCGTCTGCCTGCCCTTCGCGAGATCGCAAAATCGCATGGGGTGGCGCTCGTCACCGCGAGCCAAGCGTACGAAGCGTTGGCCGCCGAGGGTCTCATCGCATCGCGCACCGGTCGCGGCACCTTCGTCTTGAGCGAAGCGCCCCCGTCGCGCGCAAACGGCGCGGCGAGCATGACTGCGCTCTCGGCGCGTTCTCGCGACAGCGATGGCGGCGATGCAGAATCAGCCATCTCGCGCTACGATGCGCAAAATCGCCGCGTCGCCGCGCTGCGTTTGTCGCGTTGGAAAGTCGCGCCGGGAGCGATCGCGCTCTCGAACGGGCACACGGCTCCCGAAACGTATCCTCTCCCGGATTTCGCGCGCTGCTACGCGCGCACGTTCCTCGATGATCCCGCGGAGATCCACCAGTATCGCGCGGATCGCGGCGACGAACGCTTGCGGGAACTGTTCGCCGAACGACTGCGGGCCCGCGGCGCGGATGTCTCGGCCGATGACATCCTCATCGTGAGCGGCGCGCAGCAGGCGCTCAGCCTCGTCGCCGAGTCCTTCCTCGAACCCGGCGATTTCGCAGCCGCTGAAGCGCCGACGTATTTCGCAGCGCTCGAAGTCTTCGACCAGCGACGCGTCTCATGGGTAAATCTATCCGGCGACGCGGACGGCGTGCGGCCCGGCTCCGTGCGCGACGGCACAAAGCGCTTCTCGCCACGGCTCATCTACTTGAACACCGCGGCGCACAATCCGAGCGGCGCGTTTCTGTCGCGATCTCGCCATCGTGCGATTCTCGATGCGGCGCGCGAGAGCAAAGCCATCGTCGTCGAAGATCAGACCTGTTGGCCGCTCTGCTTCGACGGCGAGGCACCGCCGCCGCTCATCGCGTCATCGGACGGCGGTCAAGTCGTCTTGATCGAGAGCCTGTCGAAACTGCTCTTCCCAAGCCTTCGCATCGGCTACATCGCCGCCCGCGGCGCCGCGATGCGGTCGCTGTACGCGGCCAAACTGCGCGCGGATACGTTCACGACCACCGTCGCGCAACGCGCGCTCGTGCGATTCCTCGAATCGAAATCCGCCGCGCGCCATCTCCGCAACGCGCGCTTCCTCTATCGCCGGCGGCGCGACGCGCTGCTCGGCGCACTGCGGCGCGTCGTACCGGAAGGTTCCGCCATCAGCGCGCCGCGCGGCGGCGTGAACATCTGGCTTGAGCTGCCGAAGGGCTGGTCATCGGTGGAATTGTTCGGACACGCAGCGCGCGAAGGTCTGCTCTTCTTGCCGGGCGCGCCATTCTATCCGACGATGCCTGCGCACAACACGCTGCGCCTCTCGTACGGAACGCTGCCCGAAAGTGCCGCAAGCGACGCCATGGCGCGTTTCGGCCGCGCGCTTCGTTCGTACGTGGCGGCGCGCCGATCCGGCTCAGCGCTTGCAGGCGACGACGCCGGTCGCGCGATCGTCTCCGCGGTGTGA
- the pruA gene encoding L-glutamate gamma-semialdehyde dehydrogenase — MATLIAEIAPFANEPILTFRDEQSKRAMREALENARRTFGAEYDLIIGGKHVKSPTQFASRNPAKPTEIVGNVQSATVEQAREAVAAAEKAFATWSRVPATQRAEVLFKAAAEVRRRRYEFDALLVLEVGKSWVEADGDTAEGIDFLEYYGREMLRYDGVHPVTPITGEKNGMRYIPLGVGVVVPPWNFAFAILVGMTAAAIVTGNSVVLKPSSDSPVIAAKFVELLESVGLPPGVVNLITGSGGAIGDELVKHPRVRFIAFTGSKEIGLRVNQLAAEPRPGQIWIKRVVAEMGGKDSIVVAADADLDAAVEGVAQAAYGYQGQKCSACSRAIVEAPIYDEFLRRLEARVKTITVGDPAEPDNYMGPVVNERSLQKILSYVEHGKKEGRLVTGGQRAPGEGWFAQPTVFADIPPDGKLAQEEIFGPVLAVIKAKDYDQAIDIANNTEFGLTGAVYSSDPAKLDRAREEFHVGNLYLNRKCTGAMVGAHPFGGFNMSGTDSKAGGPDYLLLFMQAKSVSEKVG; from the coding sequence ATGGCAACACTGATCGCCGAAATCGCGCCGTTCGCCAACGAGCCCATCCTCACGTTCCGCGACGAGCAGTCCAAACGCGCCATGCGCGAGGCGCTCGAAAACGCGCGGCGCACGTTCGGCGCCGAATACGATCTCATCATCGGCGGCAAGCACGTGAAATCGCCCACGCAATTCGCGTCGCGCAATCCGGCCAAACCGACGGAGATCGTCGGCAACGTGCAGTCCGCCACGGTGGAACAAGCGCGCGAAGCGGTCGCCGCCGCCGAAAAGGCATTCGCGACGTGGTCACGCGTGCCCGCAACGCAGCGCGCCGAGGTGCTCTTCAAAGCTGCAGCCGAAGTCCGCCGCCGGCGTTACGAGTTCGACGCACTGCTCGTTCTCGAAGTCGGCAAGAGCTGGGTCGAAGCCGACGGCGACACGGCCGAAGGCATCGATTTCCTGGAGTACTACGGACGCGAGATGCTGCGCTACGATGGCGTGCATCCGGTCACGCCGATCACCGGCGAGAAGAACGGCATGCGCTACATTCCGCTGGGCGTCGGCGTCGTCGTGCCGCCATGGAACTTCGCGTTCGCGATCCTCGTCGGCATGACGGCCGCGGCGATCGTGACGGGCAATAGCGTCGTGCTCAAGCCGTCGAGCGATTCGCCCGTCATCGCTGCGAAATTTGTCGAACTACTCGAGAGCGTCGGTCTGCCGCCTGGAGTCGTGAATCTGATCACGGGTTCCGGCGGCGCCATCGGCGACGAACTCGTGAAGCATCCGCGCGTGCGCTTTATCGCGTTCACCGGCTCCAAAGAGATCGGATTGCGCGTCAATCAGCTCGCCGCGGAGCCGCGGCCGGGCCAGATCTGGATCAAGCGCGTCGTGGCGGAGATGGGCGGAAAAGATTCCATCGTCGTCGCCGCTGACGCGGACCTTGACGCTGCCGTCGAAGGCGTAGCGCAAGCCGCATACGGCTATCAAGGGCAGAAGTGCTCGGCGTGTTCGCGCGCCATCGTGGAGGCGCCGATCTACGACGAATTTCTGCGCCGGCTCGAAGCGCGCGTCAAGACGATCACCGTCGGCGATCCGGCGGAACCAGACAACTACATGGGACCGGTCGTCAACGAGCGTTCGCTGCAGAAGATCCTGTCATACGTTGAACACGGCAAGAAAGAAGGAAGGCTCGTCACGGGCGGACAGCGCGCCCCGGGCGAGGGTTGGTTCGCGCAGCCCACGGTGTTCGCGGATATCCCGCCCGACGGCAAGCTCGCGCAGGAAGAGATCTTCGGTCCGGTGCTGGCGGTGATCAAGGCAAAGGACTACGATCAGGCGATCGATATCGCGAACAACACGGAATTCGGACTGACGGGAGCGGTCTATTCAAGCGATCCTGCCAAGCTCGATCGCGCGCGCGAAGAGTTCCACGTCGGTAATCTGTATCTGAACAGGAAGTGCACGGGCGCCATGGTCGGCGCGCACCCGTTCGGCGGATTCAATATGTCGGGAACAGATTCAAAAGCTGGGGGCCCGGACTACTTGCTGCTGTTCATGCAGGCGAAGTCCGTCAGCGAGAAGGTCGGCTAG
- a CDS encoding GNAT family N-acetyltransferase yields the protein MSTISQANEVPQPSEIVAVSAAADIEVGVRFRYAMKLELNMDVSGLLPDWAERETRYFVGRTASGGAQWYLARVNGEFVGSSCAYVDDGWHSTLVRRSTIGWIIGVYVRPEFRGRGLARALSSAAVEWLRGTGCKKARLHASPFGRGIYESLGFTDSNEMELTL from the coding sequence ATGAGTACAATTAGTCAAGCGAACGAAGTCCCTCAACCGTCCGAAATCGTCGCTGTCAGCGCGGCCGCCGACATCGAGGTGGGCGTGCGTTTTCGCTATGCGATGAAGCTCGAGCTCAATATGGACGTCAGCGGTCTTCTGCCGGATTGGGCGGAGCGCGAGACGCGGTATTTCGTGGGGCGCACGGCGAGCGGCGGCGCACAGTGGTATCTTGCGCGCGTCAACGGGGAGTTCGTCGGCTCGTCGTGCGCCTACGTGGACGACGGCTGGCACTCGACGCTCGTCCGCCGATCGACGATCGGCTGGATCATCGGAGTTTACGTCCGGCCCGAATTCCGCGGAAGGGGCCTTGCGCGCGCGTTGAGCAGCGCGGCGGTGGAATGGCTGCGCGGGACCGGCTGCAAGAAGGCCAGGCTGCATGCATCGCCGTTCGGGCGCGGCATCTACGAGTCGCTCGGTTTCACCGACTCGAACGAGATGGAACTCACGCTCTGA
- the aqpZ gene encoding aquaporin Z, whose amino-acid sequence MKQYTAEFVGTFVLVLVGVGSAVLDGKALGPVGISLAFGLALLAMAYAIGPISGCHINPAVTIGLAVAGKFKWASVPGYVIAQIVGAIAACGVLLLIAGGAGGYDPTATGFAANGFGDHSPGGYGTLAAFLTEMFFTFVLVLTVLGSTSDKAPGGFAGIPIGFALAVTNFAAIPVTNASINPARSIGPAIFVGSWAVSQLWLFIAAPIAGGILAAIVYMMVRE is encoded by the coding sequence ATGAAGCAATATACGGCGGAATTCGTAGGCACCTTCGTGCTCGTGCTCGTCGGCGTCGGCTCGGCCGTCCTCGACGGCAAGGCTCTCGGACCTGTCGGCATCTCCCTTGCGTTCGGCCTCGCGCTTCTCGCCATGGCCTACGCGATCGGGCCGATCTCGGGTTGTCACATCAATCCCGCAGTGACGATCGGCCTGGCCGTCGCAGGTAAGTTCAAGTGGGCATCGGTGCCCGGCTACGTCATCGCGCAGATCGTCGGCGCGATCGCGGCGTGCGGCGTGCTGCTGCTGATCGCGGGCGGCGCCGGCGGATACGATCCAACGGCAACCGGCTTCGCGGCCAATGGCTTCGGCGATCATTCGCCCGGCGGCTACGGCACGCTCGCAGCGTTCCTCACCGAGATGTTCTTCACGTTCGTGCTCGTCTTGACGGTGCTCGGCTCGACGTCGGACAAAGCGCCCGGCGGCTTCGCCGGCATCCCGATCGGCTTCGCGCTCGCCGTCACGAACTTCGCCGCCATTCCTGTGACCAACGCATCGATCAATCCGGCACGCAGCATCGGACCGGCGATTTTCGTCGGGTCATGGGCGGTTTCGCAGCTCTGGCTGTTCATCGCCGCGCCGATCGCGGGCGGCATTCTCGCGGCGATCGTCTACATGATGGTGCGGGAGTAA
- a CDS encoding methyltransferase domain-containing protein, protein MQRCVQAEFMDDEATGTIADLRDNLRDLARINAWFGGTHSILRAIDALPVMPRTILDVGCGGADVTRAVLQHLSARGSRARCVALDRSPRVLSYAAAAVRGCDEISTVQGDATALPFEAGAFDLVMCSLALHHLTPLDAVQALSEMARVGTHVIVSDLRRSHTAWLAARAILPLITRNRFTLHDGPISVRRAYTPDEVRSMAEQAGWTRIAVRSAFGARLLLTGGE, encoded by the coding sequence ATGCAGCGCTGTGTGCAAGCAGAATTCATGGATGACGAGGCGACCGGCACGATCGCGGACCTGCGCGACAATCTGCGCGACCTCGCTCGCATCAACGCCTGGTTCGGCGGGACACATTCGATTCTCCGCGCGATCGACGCGCTGCCCGTGATGCCGCGCACCATTTTGGACGTCGGGTGCGGCGGCGCCGACGTGACGCGCGCGGTGCTTCAGCATCTGTCCGCCCGTGGTTCGCGCGCGCGCTGCGTGGCGCTCGACCGCTCTCCGCGCGTGCTCTCATACGCGGCGGCCGCGGTGCGCGGCTGCGACGAGATATCGACCGTGCAAGGCGACGCGACCGCCTTGCCGTTCGAAGCGGGCGCGTTTGACCTCGTGATGTGCAGTCTTGCGCTGCATCATCTCACGCCGCTCGACGCCGTCCAAGCGCTAAGCGAGATGGCGCGCGTGGGGACGCACGTGATCGTCAGCGATCTTCGCCGCAGTCACACTGCATGGCTGGCTGCGCGCGCGATCCTCCCGCTCATCACGCGTAATCGCTTCACGCTGCACGATGGACCGATCTCTGTACGGCGCGCGTACACGCCGGACGAAGTGCGATCGATGGCCGAGCAGGCCGGCTGGACGCGCATCGCCGTCCGCTCGGCCTTCGGTGCGCGGCTCTTGCTCACCGGTGGCGAATGA
- a CDS encoding NAD(P)/FAD-dependent oxidoreductase, which translates to MTADVVVVGAGPAGSSVALRLSRAGIGVVLLERKRFPRDKVCGEYLSPAALAALSELGVGRRVASLGHPIRRVALAAFGSGPVTMALPAGGALALSRADLDSILRDAAIAAGAEPLDGIFRDLRDEGAGWRVSYRDGSGVERHCTARAVVGADGAWSNVARSAGLAGDARRAGRWAVGGHVRSHEANSDTLEMFVGAGGYYARNPLGGEHCNSMLVMPKPVADDARADAIVDEVTAGRYRFEGASLIKRVAVGPLRYAPHSVAAPGVTLTGDAAGMLDPFVGQGVAVALESSVTCAAGVMAHLAGAPTRETVSAIAAARRRIERPRRMLAAVVDFIVRTPPLRALALRRARRDIAAAEMVLAAVAGAVPSAQTMSPAALVRLLA; encoded by the coding sequence ATGACTGCGGACGTCGTCGTCGTCGGCGCGGGGCCGGCCGGCTCGTCGGTCGCGCTGCGGCTCAGCCGCGCCGGCATCGGCGTCGTGCTGCTCGAACGCAAGCGTTTTCCGCGCGACAAGGTTTGCGGCGAATATCTGAGCCCGGCGGCGCTCGCCGCGCTCTCCGAACTGGGAGTCGGTCGTCGCGTCGCTTCGCTCGGTCACCCGATCCGGCGAGTCGCGCTTGCCGCGTTCGGCAGCGGACCGGTCACCATGGCGTTGCCTGCAGGCGGGGCGCTGGCGCTGTCGCGCGCCGACCTCGATTCGATTTTGCGCGATGCGGCGATCGCAGCCGGGGCCGAACCGCTCGACGGCATTTTCCGAGACCTCCGCGATGAAGGTGCGGGCTGGCGCGTTTCGTATCGCGACGGTTCCGGCGTCGAACGGCACTGCACGGCGCGCGCTGTCGTCGGGGCCGACGGCGCATGGTCGAACGTCGCGCGCAGTGCCGGCCTAGCCGGCGACGCGCGGCGGGCAGGCCGTTGGGCTGTCGGCGGACACGTCCGATCGCATGAGGCGAACAGCGATACGCTGGAGATGTTCGTCGGCGCAGGCGGATACTATGCGCGTAATCCGCTCGGCGGCGAGCATTGCAACTCGATGCTCGTCATGCCGAAACCCGTCGCGGACGATGCGCGCGCCGATGCGATCGTCGACGAGGTCACCGCAGGAAGATATCGCTTCGAAGGCGCGTCGCTCATCAAGCGAGTCGCGGTCGGACCGCTGCGCTACGCGCCGCATTCGGTCGCCGCACCCGGCGTCACGCTGACAGGCGATGCGGCCGGCATGCTCGATCCGTTCGTCGGGCAAGGCGTCGCGGTCGCGCTTGAAAGCTCCGTGACGTGCGCGGCCGGCGTCATGGCGCATCTCGCCGGAGCCCCGACGCGTGAAACGGTGAGCGCGATCGCGGCAGCCCGTCGACGCATCGAACGTCCGCGGCGCATGCTCGCGGCCGTGGTCGACTTCATCGTGCGCACACCGCCTTTGCGAGCACTCGCGCTGCGACGAGCCCGCCGCGACATCGCGGCCGCCGAGATGGTGCTTGCCGCGGTCGCAGGCGCGGTGCCGAGCGCGCAGACGATGTCGCCTGCCGCTCTCGTAAGGCTTCTCGCATGA